A window from Dromaius novaehollandiae isolate bDroNov1 chromosome 1, bDroNov1.hap1, whole genome shotgun sequence encodes these proteins:
- the RERGL gene encoding ras-related and estrogen-regulated growth inhibitor-like protein has protein sequence MAEVKLAVLGGGGAGKSALAVRFLTRRFIGEYASNAECIYTKHLCLDGRQIHLEIYDPCSQRGKLLLTDELHWADGFIIVYDISDRASFAFAKALLYRIRESHVGACKKMVESAVFLVGNKQDLCHMREVGWDEGQKLAVDNKCQFCELSAAEHYQEVAAMFMKVLRNVISNFKVKEKRRPSGSKSMAKLINNMFGKRRKSV, from the exons ATGGCCGAGGTGAAGCTGGCCGtgctgggcggcggcggagccggcaaGTCGG CGCTGGCGGTGCGGTTCCTGACGAGGCGCTTCATCGGCGAGTACGCGTCCAACGCcg AATGCATATACACTAAACACTTATGCCTGGATGGGAGGCAGATTCACTTGGAAATTTATGACCCTTGTTCACAG CGGGGGAAGCTCTTGCTCACAGACGAGCTCCACTGGGCTGATGGCTTTATCATTGTTTACGACATCAGTGACAGAGCGTCGTTTGCATTTGCCAAAGCGCTGCTGTACCGAATCCGCGAATCTCACGTAGGAGCCTGTAAAAA aatggTAGAGTCAGCAGTGTTTCTGGTTGGTAACAAACAAGATCTATGCCACATGAGGGAAGTCGGCTGGGATGAAGGACAAAAGCTGGCAGTGGATAACAAGTGCCAGTTCTGTGAACTGTCTGCAGCAGAACATTATCAGGAAGTTGCAGCAATGTTCATGAAAGTCCTGAGAAATGTCATCTCAAATTTCAAAGTGAAGGAAAAGAGACGACCAAGTGGATCAAAGTCAATGGCCAAGTTAATCAACAATATgtttggaaaaagaaggaaatctgTGTAG